A single uncultured Methanolobus sp. DNA region contains:
- a CDS encoding TIGR00288 family NYN domain-containing protein, which translates to MANVKTGLNSIVKYLSTKKETGRRSIGLLVDGPNVLRKEFNVNLEEIRDVLKEYGNVKIGRVFLNQYASDKLVEAIENNGFEPIICSSDVDVRLAVEGMELVYNPTIDTMALVTRDADFKPLLNKANEHGKETIIFGVEPGFSTALRNSADYVIILENDEMNYYDDSHFEDDDDDDIGFNTGKDVGKNTRRKKEALIDY; encoded by the coding sequence ATGGCCAATGTTAAAACCGGACTTAATTCAATAGTCAAATACCTTAGTACAAAAAAAGAAACTGGAAGACGAAGTATAGGCCTTCTTGTTGACGGCCCTAATGTGCTGCGCAAGGAATTCAACGTAAATCTGGAAGAGATTAGGGACGTATTGAAGGAATACGGCAATGTCAAGATCGGCAGAGTATTCCTGAACCAGTACGCATCCGATAAACTTGTGGAAGCCATTGAGAACAATGGATTCGAGCCAATTATATGTTCTAGTGATGTAGATGTCAGGCTTGCTGTGGAAGGGATGGAACTTGTCTACAACCCAACCATTGATACTATGGCACTTGTAACAAGAGATGCAGATTTCAAGCCGCTTCTGAACAAAGCCAACGAACATGGAAAGGAAACGATCATTTTTGGCGTAGAACCTGGTTTTTCCACTGCCCTTAGAAATTCAGCAGATTATGTCATCATACTGGAAAATGACGAAATGAACTATTACGATGATTCTCATTTTGAGGATGACGATGACGACGATATTGGGTTCAATACCGGCAAGGATGTCGGCAAGAACACTCGCAGAAAAAAAGAAGCATTAATTGATTATTAA
- a CDS encoding homocitrate synthase family protein, giving the protein MSENKDYSRNKLMDYLNLPPLDIEICDVTLRDGEQTPGVVFTRDEKIALATKLDSVGVDIIEAGFPVVSTSEKDVVKEIANMGLNARTCCLARSKVSDVEVAVDCDVDFISIFIAMSDLHLKYKYHKSCDEMFSCAMEAVQYAKDHGVGVRFAAEDGSRTDIEVLKKAFKAAEEYKVDYVSIADTIGILNPSSTYYLVSEIKKAVKTPICIHCHNDLGMATANTLAAAEAGAKQLHTTVNSIGERAGNASLEEVLVALRIQYGIDRYDTTKLTELSKMVNQYSGIKPSVTKAIVGEHAFSHESGIHVCAILEEPRTYELFSPEMVGGKRHLIVGKHTGMKALKGIVEEMGHKLSNEELTVLLDRIKNCTETKHGISPTRLETMIKETKNQ; this is encoded by the coding sequence ATGTCAGAAAATAAGGATTACTCAAGAAACAAGCTTATGGATTATTTGAATTTGCCACCTCTTGATATTGAGATATGTGATGTGACACTCAGGGATGGTGAGCAGACACCAGGAGTGGTCTTTACAAGGGATGAAAAGATTGCCCTTGCTACAAAGCTTGACTCAGTTGGCGTTGATATTATCGAGGCAGGTTTCCCGGTGGTCTCTACCTCTGAAAAAGATGTAGTAAAAGAGATAGCTAACATGGGACTCAATGCCAGAACATGCTGTCTTGCCAGGTCAAAAGTAAGTGATGTTGAAGTCGCTGTTGACTGTGATGTTGATTTTATCAGTATATTCATTGCAATGTCGGATCTGCATCTGAAATACAAGTATCACAAAAGTTGTGATGAGATGTTTTCCTGTGCAATGGAGGCTGTTCAGTATGCGAAGGACCATGGTGTTGGTGTAAGATTTGCAGCTGAAGATGGTAGCAGAACTGATATTGAAGTTCTTAAAAAGGCATTCAAGGCCGCTGAAGAATACAAGGTTGATTATGTGAGCATTGCTGATACAATTGGCATACTGAATCCAAGCAGCACATATTATCTTGTAAGTGAGATCAAAAAAGCTGTGAAAACTCCAATATGCATCCACTGTCACAATGATCTTGGAATGGCAACTGCAAACACTCTGGCCGCAGCAGAAGCGGGTGCTAAACAGCTTCATACAACTGTGAATTCAATTGGTGAGCGTGCCGGTAATGCCTCACTTGAAGAGGTTCTGGTTGCCCTCAGGATACAGTATGGAATTGACCGTTATGATACTACAAAACTGACGGAACTATCAAAAATGGTAAATCAGTATTCCGGTATCAAACCTTCAGTTACAAAGGCAATCGTTGGTGAGCATGCATTCTCACATGAATCCGGGATCCATGTCTGTGCAATTCTTGAAGAACCACGTACCTATGAACTGTTCAGTCCTGAAATGGTGGGTGGAAAGCGTCACCTCATTGTAGGCAAACACACAGGTATGAAAGCCCTGAAAGGCATTGTGGAAGAGATGGGGCATAAACTTTCAAATGAGGAACTTACAGTGCTTCTTGACAGAATAAAGAACTGTACTGAAACCAAGCACGGTATTTCTCCTACAAGACTGGAAACTATGATTAAAGAAACTAAAAATCAGTAA